In Hydractinia symbiolongicarpus strain clone_291-10 chromosome 4, HSymV2.1, whole genome shotgun sequence, the following proteins share a genomic window:
- the LOC130640671 gene encoding uncharacterized protein LOC130640671 translates to MLNALYDGARKTLMGEVEEKAREDHAEDGQQPNQNFTPQKHKHAHHRTFRSFRIPGIDGTDVNGYLGMVRSHVKTLVGKQVKDMGSAKVRCFLWILWKKPVDGTSEFIEVDKVFHSNMTRPFRVPSWTRC, encoded by the coding sequence atgctaaatgCTCTTTATGATGGGGCAAGAAAGACCCTGATGGGTGAAGTTGAAGAAAAGGCAAGGGAGGATCATGCCGAAGACGGGCAGCAGCCGAACCAAAATTTCACGCCTCAAAAACATAAGCATGCTCACCATAGAACCTTCCGAAGTTTCCGCATCCCCGGCATAGACGGTACGGATGTTAATGGTTACTTGGGGATGGTGCGATCACACGTGAAAACCCTGGTTGGGAAGCAGGTTAAAGACATGGGGTCTGCTAAGGTGCGGTGTTTCCTCTGGATTTTATGGAAGAAGCCAGTGGATGGTACCAGCGAGTTCATCGAAGTCGATAAAGTATTCCACAGCAACATGACACGGCCTTTCAGGGTACCGTCGTGGACGAGGTGCTAG